Within the Acidipropionibacterium acidipropionici genome, the region CCGGACAGCTCGTGGTCCTCGTTGTCGCGCAGGTGGTCGATGGCCGCCCGGATCTGCGCCAGGGCGACGCCGGCGTCCAGCAGCCGTTTGACCACCTTGAGCATGAGGATGTCGCGGAAGGAGTAGAGCCGCTGGCTGCCCGAGCCGCTCGCCCCCCTGATCGTCGGACGCACCAGCCCGGTGCGCGCCCAGTAGTCCAACTGGCGGTAGGTGATGCCTGCGGCGCCCGAGGCCACCGGTCCCCGGAACCCGATATCGTCGGGCAGCGGTGAGAAGTCCCCCTCGAACAGCGCCTCCTGGGCATGCCGCGGGAACTCCACCTGCGCCGACGCACCTTCGACCATGTCCTCATCCTCATGCTCCGGCGCCGTCCTTGTGACGGCCCCTCTGCCCACAGACGCTACGACAGCCCTCGGACCAGACCCCACAGCCACGCCGCTCCCCTGCGGCACCACCTTCAAGATTTCCGTCAACATGCCTCTGACTAGGGATCTCTTCGTCATTGAGGGGGTCAAGCGGAGGTGGAGGGTTGAGGTCAGTCCTCGAAGTCGTCGGGACTGACGTGGTCGAGGAACTCCTTGAACCTCTCCACCTCGTCCTGCGGGGACTCGTCCAGAAGGATACCGGACTCCTCCAACAACTCCTCGGGGCAGGTCACCGTGGCCCCCAGCCGGACCGCCACCGCGACCAGGTCCGAGGGCCGGGCGGTCACGGTGTGCCCGGCCAGCCGCATCTCCCCGTGCCAGACGCCGTCGACGACCTCTGTGATGACCAGTTCGGGGCGGGGATGGCCCAGTTCGACCAGCACTGAGGCCAGCAGGTCATGGGTCAGGGGACGGGGCGGCGTGAGGCCGTCACGGGCCTGGGCGATCGAGGCGGCCTCGGCGGCCCCGATCCACAGCGCGAGATGCCGGCTCCCCCCGGACTCCTTCATGAGCAGGATCGGGGACTGTGAGATCTGGTCCAGCCGGATGCCCACGACCTCGAGATCGACCATGACGCAAGCCTACCCGCGCCGCGGCCACCAGCCCGGCAGGTCGGTCAGTGCTCCAGCAGGTCGTAGACCATGGCGGCATGGGCGTGCAGCACCAGCTGGGTCACCTGGGAGGCGATCTCGCCGGCCTGCTCACGGTGGCGCACATGGGGCAGCACGGTCTGCTCGATCATGCCCGCCTCCCGCTCTGCCGCCTGCCGCAGTGCCCGCAGATGGCGGGTGTCCATCCCGAAGGCCCGCAGCCGCCGGGAGGCCACGCACACCATGAGCGCCTCCTGGCCGTACCAGTCCTGGCCGCGCTTGGTGCGCACCAGCTGGTGGCGCTCCAGCTCCACCAGCTGGGCCTCGGTGATGCCGCTGGCGCGGATCAGCTCCCGCCTCTTCATCCTGATCGGGCCGCGGGGAGCGCCGATGCCGAGGTGCTCCTCCTCGCCGCCCGACGCACCGGGCGGGGCCGGCGGCTCGACGGCGGGCGGCTCCTCGCCGCGGTCGATCATCTCCAGATGCTCACGGATCACCTTGAGCGGCTGGAAGTTGTCACGCTGGCACGTCAGGATGTAGCGCAGCCGGTCGACATCGGCCCTGGAGTACTTGCGATACCCGGACGGAGCCCGTTCAGGGCTCAGCAGCCCCTCCGACTCCAGGAATCGGATCTTCGAGATGGAGAGGTCGGGGAAGTCCGGCTTGAGGAGCTTCATCACCTGCCCGATGCTCCGCACCGGCCCGGGCATCAGTGCAGTCCGCGCCCGCCGGTGTGGAAGGTCATCCGGAACTTGCCGATCTGGACCTCGTCGCCGTCGCGCAGCAGCGCCGAGCCGTCGACCAGGGTGCGGTTGACGTAGGTGCCGTTGAGACTGCCCTGGTCCTCGACGTAGACGCGGCCGTCCTTGAGGATGAACTTGACGTGGTGGCGCGAGACGGTGATGTCGTCGAGGAAGATGTCGGAGTGGGTGCTGCGGCCGGCGGTGGTGACCTCATGGTCCAGCAGGAACCGCGATCCCACATTGGGACCCCGCTGGACCACCAGCAGAGCGGTGCCCTCGGGCAGCTCCTCGATCGCCGACAGGTCATCGCCCGACAGCTCGGGGGCGTCGGCGGCGACCTCCTCGGTCATCACCGGGATCACCCCGGTGTTGTCGCCGGGGATGTCGGCGGCCGCTCCCAGCCGCGCCCCGCAGCGCGAGCAGAAATTGGCGTCGCCGGCATTGGCCTGCCCGCATCTCTGGCACTCGT harbors:
- a CDS encoding MerR family transcriptional regulator — translated: MVEGASAQVEFPRHAQEALFEGDFSPLPDDIGFRGPVASGAAGITYRQLDYWARTGLVRPTIRGASGSGSQRLYSFRDILMLKVVKRLLDAGVALAQIRAAIDHLRDNEDHELSGVTLMSDGVAVYECTTDAEVIDLLHRGQGMFAIALGAVWRDVQGSLSQLPREHVEAEDPSPTARDELAARRATRRFR
- a CDS encoding bifunctional nuclease family protein; this translates as MVDLEVVGIRLDQISQSPILLMKESGGSRHLALWIGAAEAASIAQARDGLTPPRPLTHDLLASVLVELGHPRPELVITEVVDGVWHGEMRLAGHTVTARPSDLVAVAVRLGATVTCPEELLEESGILLDESPQDEVERFKEFLDHVSPDDFED
- the ftsR gene encoding transcriptional regulator FtsR — protein: MPGPVRSIGQVMKLLKPDFPDLSISKIRFLESEGLLSPERAPSGYRKYSRADVDRLRYILTCQRDNFQPLKVIREHLEMIDRGEEPPAVEPPAPPGASGGEEEHLGIGAPRGPIRMKRRELIRASGITEAQLVELERHQLVRTKRGQDWYGQEALMVCVASRRLRAFGMDTRHLRALRQAAEREAGMIEQTVLPHVRHREQAGEIASQVTQLVLHAHAAMVYDLLEH
- a CDS encoding FHA domain-containing protein is translated as MIESEDGEMNECQRCGQANAGDANFCSRCGARLGAAADIPGDNTGVIPVMTEEVAADAPELSGDDLSAIEELPEGTALLVVQRGPNVGSRFLLDHEVTTAGRSTHSDIFLDDITVSRHHVKFILKDGRVYVEDQGSLNGTYVNRTLVDGSALLRDGDEVQIGKFRMTFHTGGRGLH